A window of the Candidatus Nitrosotalea okcheonensis genome harbors these coding sequences:
- the cofD gene encoding 2-phospho-L-lactate transferase, which translates to MITILAGGTGSVKLVRGMATQTRDISVVSNVGDNYWLYGLYICPDIDTILYGLADVLDTDKGWGIKKDTYGFLRQMEMLGEETWFNIGDRDAAIHLLRTNMLKNGKNLSDITEWMCQKFAIDTKIIPVTDNSVETRIVTTKGDLHLQEYWVKYKGQDKVDGIKYIGADKARANPAAVNAIHDAKLVIIAPGNPLTSIGPILSIKGIRKELSKSKKKVVVVSPLIGNAAISGPATKYMEAAGMEVSVYGLAKMYSEVASHMVIDSSDRLLTRKIENLDMKVYETKIKMKDKKDEEALASFIMKQVHV; encoded by the coding sequence ATGATTACAATTCTTGCAGGTGGAACAGGTTCTGTCAAACTAGTGCGCGGTATGGCAACTCAAACTCGAGATATTTCTGTAGTATCAAATGTTGGCGACAATTATTGGTTGTACGGACTGTACATCTGTCCGGACATTGATACTATTCTATATGGACTTGCAGATGTCTTGGACACTGACAAGGGATGGGGGATAAAAAAAGACACTTATGGATTTTTACGTCAGATGGAAATGCTGGGAGAAGAGACTTGGTTTAACATCGGTGACAGGGATGCTGCAATTCACCTCCTGAGAACAAACATGCTTAAGAATGGAAAGAACCTGTCTGATATTACTGAATGGATGTGCCAGAAATTTGCAATTGATACAAAAATTATACCAGTTACTGATAACAGTGTAGAGACAAGAATTGTAACCACCAAGGGAGATCTTCATCTTCAGGAATATTGGGTAAAGTACAAGGGGCAAGACAAGGTTGACGGTATAAAATATATCGGAGCCGACAAGGCACGTGCAAATCCTGCTGCTGTAAATGCGATACATGATGCCAAGTTGGTGATAATTGCACCCGGGAACCCTCTTACTAGTATTGGACCGATTTTATCCATCAAGGGAATAAGAAAAGAATTGTCCAAGTCAAAGAAAAAAGTTGTAGTTGTAAGTCCATTGATTGGAAATGCTGCAATCAGCGGCCCTGCAACAAAATACATGGAAGCTGCTGGAATGGAAGTCTCTGTTTATGGTCTTGCAAAAATGTATTCCGAAGTTGCATCACACATGGTAATTGATTCTTCGGATAGGTTACTAACAAGAAAAATTGAAAACTTGGACATGAAAGTTTATGAAACCAAAATAAAGATGAAAGACAAAAAGGATGAAGAAGCATTGGCGTCCTTTATTATGAAACAAGTACATGTCTAG